The sequence TCATTGCTTCCCATTGCATTAAGAAACGTTTTGaaaacccactcaaatgatgcaatatctTCTTTAGCAATGAAACAAGCAGCGAACGTAACACATtttttgtggtggtctactccAGTAAAGGGGCCAAAGATCATGTTATATCTGTGgaaatagtataaaaaaatttgtaaataagaaaacttattaagaatataagaataagattttagaacatgccaataatatattgaaattcattaataaatatttagaaCATTGCAATAAGAAATCAgtacatataatataatacctgtttgtttggtatgttgtgtcaaaagataccatatcaccaaatagagCATAATTCTTTCTACAAATTGGGTCTGCCCATAAAGCTCTACAGAGATGATCGTCTTCATCCATATCAAAGTCAAAAAAGAATGCAGACCATAGAAGTTTTTTCTTGTTGAAAATGTCAATAAACATTTGGTCATCTGACTCATAAATGTAAGCCTTTAAATCTCTGTGGAAGTTTTTGAAATCCTGCTTAGATGCACCTACATTGTTGTATCCTccaacattttcttttatttgtctgTATGTTCTTACGGGTCCAACATTCATCTAAAGAAAAGACATTAAGAGATTTTATAAGGAAAGTAAATACAATTTGAAATATTGTAGATGTTATGTTCTATGTTTCACTATGAACTGTTAGAAATGTACAAGTAAAGATGTTTGtaaacattttaaatttataatatgacTCACCTTAGAATTATCAACAATCATCTTCTTGTGTAGTATTGTCAGATTTCTTCcctgtttttgaaatttcatacaTCGTGGACTGTAAAGTGGGTGTGTATGTTCCTCCTTTAAacgaaagacaatatattttccatcattgcagtactttaaaacaatttgCGCTTGACATCCAACACGTGttattaatcttcttcttggtATGTGTCCTTCAATTTCTTCAACAATTTTTTTCTGCTTATGGTCTGCTTTATTGCACAAACAGTATTGAAAAATGACAAGATttgagttttttctttttttaactgtagattttctaatattaaatccTGCTTCAGTGGCATATGCTTTGTAAAATTCAATACCCTCATCAATAGTATTAAATTTTGTTCCTACAGTAGGTATTTTTTCTGGAGAGCAACATGGCTTCCATTCTTTTGTTCCTTCAGGAGTCTGCCCAAATTCTACTTGTTGAGTGTAGGATATAATTGCAGTAGTAGAATCATTAGGCTGCTCTTGATTTGACACTGCATTTAAGTTGAATTTTTGAACATATGTGATAATATATAGAACATATGAACAAATGTTTAGAACATTAGGTACAGTTTGAAGAATGTATTGAACTATATATTTCAAtatactcaattttattttttcaacaatttttagaactaattataaataagaaaCGAATAATATGTACTATTATCTATAGAACACATGAATAATTATTTGGAACTAGCTTTTTTAGATTATGAAGAATGTTAATTGGGAATGTACCTCTTTCTATAGTTGAAGACAGAGAAATTTGATGATGATCATCATTCTCCTGTAGATCATTGTCTATTATTTCATGCAAATCCATTGTTTCCATCTGGATAGAATCTGAATTATTTCCAATTTGTTTCAGATTTAACGAATTTCTgaataattataaacataaGAAACAGAACAGAGAATAATATTCATTTATAGTTGTTGGATATTTCATTACCTGATTGATGCTATTGAGATCAATTGCTTTCAATCTTTTTGTTTGAATGTAGATCGTctttttaatctgatttgcgATTTTTGAATGACAGAGCCATGAGTAATGAGGAACGATGATGAGGAAGGAGGCTGATCTAATTAACGAAGGAGGatggatgatgaggaagatctGAGGTTGAATTACAGAAAAATGATCTGAGGTTGAATGACAGAGCCATGAGGAATGAGGAACGATGATGAGGAAGGAGGCTGATCTAATTAACGAAGGAGGatggatgatgaggaagatctGAGGTTGAATTACAGAAAAATGATGAAGATCGAAGTTATGGAGGAGGTGCGATTGTTGATCGTGATTTTGCGATGATGGAAGAATGATCTGCGATTGTTGATCCTCAATTTGCAAGAGTGAAACGCTGTAGTTTTGTAATTGGGATAGgttgttgtttttttaatgtataaaactacgtagtggggtggttctcacctaaggtgagttctcacctaggggagggttctcacttgatccctcccctatatatatatatatatatatatatatatatatatatatatatatatatatatatataaattatgtcAAATATTTTCATTGCTTActtatatgtgtatatatactTTAGAATGTGtatttaaacttttaaatcacgaTACTTTGTTTTCAAATCAACCAAAAGCATAAggattatttttatactttttccttatataaaattaaaatttcatcattgaaataaataaagttacataaattcaaattaattaattatctttccaaaaaattaaaatatctaTAATTGCAAAAGAAATTAATACAGTAAACAAAGATAAACTATAAAAGATATAAATTCGATTTTTCAGTCACTCGGTTTCCacgagtttttaaaaaaatgtatcaTATCTATCTACATATTTAAAAGAATCTTACACTTAAGCTGAGATAAAATTTTatgttcttatatatatatatatattttctagcttaaattaattttacaaTGTACAGTAAAatcttcataaattaatactcgataaattaataatctctttaaaataataatttcttatggtcccgacttggaccagttcaataaattaatactcaataaattaatatctatataaattaataaaatttcatggtcccaacattattaatttataaaggttttactgtacaCACTTAACTGCTCATTCTcactctcttaattttctcccATTCCCAATGACCTAACTTGCTTCCTCAATTGTTGCTTTTCTAAccattctctcaaattctttttacTCATCTCTTCTTTTCACCTAATCTCTTTAATCACCACTCTAACTCGTGGAGTAGCTCTTTCCTCGCGTTTACTTGCTCTTTTTTCCAAGGCTTTTTACctaaatttgaatttatttatttttttgtaaatggtttttattggggttttttACACTCTCTTTCCGCTAAATTTGATTTTAGTTATTAAGGTTTGGTAACATAGTGAAATTTTGATAGATTGGCATACGTCAAACTTGAGCCACTCTCTTTGAGTTATTCTCTTACTATGATTTTCAGCACGAGTGGAAATTAGGTACTTATTGATCCGTTCAAATGCCTCTTGACTTTGATCGTTCCACTCTACTGGATGTTACTTCcttaatagattaaaaatgggTTCACATATAGTAGTGAGTCGAGAGATAAATATACACGCATAATGGAGTGAGCCTAAGAAAGCTCTAACTTCTATTTATGTTTTTAGAGTTGGCATTTCATTGATGGATTTAATTTTATCAGGGTCCATCTGATGGGTTTTGCTTTAGTGTTTAAACAGTGCggaataaaatttattttaacaaaaaccaaattctaaGGATCGTATGCATCAAGTAGTGGCAATAATTATTACATTTCACCAAAGGACATCTTTGAAGGAGTCtctaaataaataatgatactCTCGATCTAAGATGAGATATAAAGTGGACTCTTTTTACCCTCACACACGCTAAAAGCCTCTTGGTTTGATTACTGATGTGCTAGCACCTTTGATCCTGTCTCAACAATCCACCGAAGAACTTCATTGAAGATGGTGGCTAGGGTACTTAGTTTTCTCCTAGAGAAAAAGATATAATGAATGAATTTAGTTAagtttatgataaaaaaatagaaaataaaaacttattattttctatatataaaacattttaattttttttattaattgtttTAACCAATTAGAATGAagctaattaattaaaacaaaaattaaccAATTTTGGCTAGGAATGGAGGCATGCATGAGAGAGATTATTCCAAAAACAACGCAAAtgataaattgggaaaaataatttttttatttttttatttttctttctttcttcttcttcttgttcttgttcttctttttcttctacgACAAGAGTTGTTGCATTTGCGATGAAATGTGGAAATAGGAAAAAGAGGACCTCAATACGAATGAATGTGGAAATAAATAACATCAGCAAGACTCAAGCAACAGTAAATTCAGAAAGTTAGATACCTATCATGGTCTTATcgaaatttacaaaataaatttagaaatttaCCAAAAAGAAAATTCAGAGAACTAGTCGTAGAAGCGACCTTCAATCTGCCTTCGTTCACCCCTGCAAGCATGTCTTCGTTTTCCCCTGCAAGCATCAACCTGATAGAGATGAtcgaaaatcacaaaataaATTCAGAaagttaccaaaaaaaaaaatcagagaaCTAGTCGTAGAAGCGACCTTTAATCTGCCTCCCGTTTACCCCTGTAAGCACGTCTTTGTTTTCCCCTACAAGCATCAACCTGATAGAGATGAtcgaaaatcacaaaataaatttagaaagttaccaaaaaaaattcagaGAACTAGTCGTAGAAGCGACCTTCAATCTGCCTTCCGTTTACCCCTGCAAGCACGTCTTTGTTTTCCCCTGCAAGCATCAACCCGATAGAGATGATGAACCCACGACGTTTTCTTCTTGGGGCATTTTGATTTCTGGATTGAGGAAAAAGGAATTAGGGCTGTTTACAACCTACCGATTTCGTCCTAATATTGTTAGAATTAGGGCGGCTTAATAACTCAActttgaacttgtataaaatattcatttatcccttgaacttatataaaatgtaatcaattaatcatttgcaggggcggagccagcccaGAGTCCGGGGGGCCGAAGCCGGACCGGCTCCGTCTTTGAGTATTGTTAGTTTTATGTCATGTAGCTCCCCTTAtattgttatatatttaagccATGTAGTATTACTTTAATAGCTTAAAGTGGTTAAGTTGGTTAAGAGTCTTGTTTTAAGGTAATGGGTTCAAACCACACTTagcgcttttttttttttgaactttattttttcaattagactctttattgttttatttgaacttatttttactatatctatttttttaagaatttatctataaaaagatcaACTTCTTACTTTTGAAACTCAATTAACTAAatttatagctaaaaataaaaaaaaaagtgtgaaaatattataattttagcCAACAAACCTAAACGACAAAGTTTCAATGTGCtggaaacttaaaaaaaatttgtcgtTAGGGCTGGACTTCGAAAAATTACTCCCAATAGTCggactaaaattagcccccccagCTGTCAATTCCTGGCGCCGTCACTGCatacattatgttttttagaacatacgttatgttatttagaatatgagttataaattatattatagaacaaatgcaaaaatggtccatatatttactgatttttttaaaacattatacttaatttttagaacacaaattataaagtttagaacatatgtaacaatatttagaacatcgtgcttaacattttaaaacataaattacaaaaatataaaagaattaaataaataagaaattagagcatgttcttgggttttttctattaataattcctctatatgcacattttttttattaataattcattattatgcacatttaatcgatattaataagtgcatgcgtcaaatattaaacaatagaagctacaagggcaGTGGTGTATTAAGCAGCGCACGATATAATATACAAGAAAAACAATTGTCTCAGCGGTAAGCAGTGTGAAGTTTAGATGAAGTGTCTAGGGTTCGAATCCCATCAGCGGCAAcatttgtgtgtgtgtgtgtatgagTCTCCTTACCATACCATACTCtcattgtatatatatatatgcataaagATTGCCTATCTGAAATATGAAGTAAGAAATACTTTCATCATTTCATATTATTAAAGTTGCCATTGTGAGCGGTGgttctggattttttttctgGCTAAGTCTGGTTTTGCATTTTGTTCTGTCTCCAAGTACAGAATCGTTACATACTTAATTTTTGGGGTATCAACTTGCTTCATCGTCCACTCTAATAGCTAGTGTTCTCGCACAAGTCCGACCACTAGAGCTGAAGTGCGTGGACTTCACGCGTCGTTTCTCTGTTTTGTCTATCTCACACGCATCGATGAGTGACGACACGTTTGGCGAACGCGAACCTCCAGCTTTCTCCTCCGACAACGTCCAACCATTTTCGGGCTCCTTATTTGGTTAGTTTCCGATTTCTGCACCCTTCGGGTGTTTGTCAATTTCTAccttttgtggtttatttcctTCTTTGTTGGAAGCTTCCTGCTTTGGTTTCAGTTGTTGGTTTCTTCTTGTGTGGTCATTCATCTGTATTTGCATAGTCTTTGTTCTTCGGGAACTTTGTTCTCTATTTGTGATCGTGTCATGACTGATGAAAAACATATCCTTTAAATTGCAATTATTATCAGTATTATTCCTGTATCTCACAAGATCACCAAACATATATTGAATGGTTCAAATTATTTAGACATGTCCAAAACTATGAAGATTTATTTGCGCAATATTAGAAAGGGTCGACACTTGATTGATGAGCCCAAATCAGAGGATGAGGATTGGTCAAAAAATGATGCCCGTGTCTCTTTATTCAAATTAAGAACTCAATTAGCACATTAATTGTAAGTTTTTGTGAGTATGTCACAGAACTGATGGATTATTTGCATTTTTTATATGTTGTAAGTGACAATATGTTGCATGTATTCGATGTCTGTAAagctttttatcattttaacagAAAGGGTCAATCTATTAAGACCTCTTTTATACATCTTAAGCAACTTTTTGAAGAATTGAATGAATTGTTACCTTTGGGTACTGAGATCAAGGTGCTTCGTAATTAGCGGGAATAAATGTTTTTcgttagttttttttatgtggACTTGGATCTAATTACGAGTCCGTCACCTCTCAGATTTTGTCCAGTGCTGAAATTCCTGATATAAATAAGGCCCTCACTTGTGTGTTTATAGAgtgataattcttttttttagcaTCTTCAGCTCCTCATGAAATAATTACTATAAATTCACGAATGTACTCAATTATTcgttaattactatatatatatctttaaatttttaaacaaacataaaataattaatgacCATAAGTAAAATTTTCTTAATAATTAGTCGATTCTAACTTTTAATAAGTTTCATAGAATATTTAATAGTTGTTTAGACATTTGGCTAGTTCAAAATTAAGAATTCAAAGTTCAAAATAAAAATCGTAGAACCTAATATGATTCTCCCTCTCCAAGTCTATCTCTTTATACTTTTTGTCATGCATACTCCTAATACCACTAGCTACCGTCCATATACAACTACACCAGCTATAAGACCATATGTGTTATGTGAATTTGTCTTCTCTGGAGACCAATAACATCTACTATTCTTAGAACTCGACCATAATAAGTGAatctttttcttaaaaaaaaaagataatttgcAGTTCGGTCGAACTCGATtcgagatattaacgagccaatatCAAACCTACATAGACTTCGTATCTATTCGGATCATTAACACCTATTCCCCCATATATTAAGTGTCaccattaatataaatatatagtaaaattacatgtgaGCCGAaaattatatatacttataaagTTGAATAGCATAAACAGTGCCAATTccaatttttttccaatttgtCCCTATAGTACCCTTCAATTCACTTTCCAATTttgcacaattttttttaattcattccCATCTCACCCTTCCACTTACATGCATCTTTCCAATTTTGCCCCTAATTACATCCACCTACCTACAAGAAAACGACGACGTTTTTTGCTTTGCAAGAGGgttaattacatccatggccactgaattttatcattttaatattgtaaccactgaacttcaattcttaacagtatgactacgaactttacactttttaacactggtggtcactcaacacctcaaaacgactgttgacggtctcaaaataaataattcgaagagttaatgatattcaaaGAAACTTTAGCTCTTAAAagttttcgttttgaggtcatttaggtgttgtttggttaggagagaaagtaaatttttagaaagagaaagctcaaaaaaatgtgattttatgGTAAATTTCATTCCGAACAACtgtaattcttgaatattttcattttgaggtcgttaacgttcattttgaggagttagttaaaattaagtGACTACCGATGttaaaatgtgtaaagttcagtaatCATACCGTTATGCATTCTAAGCCTTTATCTTATTTTCGAATATTCACTATTAGATCCAAACTTACTAAAATTTTAAGGTGAAAATTCTAAGCATTCTAAGACTAGATTTAATAAGTCAGAGTATAAAGATGAATAACCAAATTCATTTATTTGGTTATGCAATTTCCAACGAACACTACtactaatattaataatttacttttACATAAATGCGCtccttaattttatcataattttataactCGAATTGGAATTTCTTATTATTACTACTACTTCGAGTTTGATCTTATTAAAAATTTCTACTTTAAAAGTTTTCTCAACCCAGTCCAATCCTTCAACCAAGAACAAAATTATTGACATAATTTAATTCTTGTGCTAgctgtttttaatttttagactgTCAGGTTTTTAAGTTCGGATATTGATTTGGTTAAGTAGGCGTTCAGTGTAAAAAACCTTTGtatttttagttattatatatCTATTATAACTAGAAACATAACTTTACTACTACCAATCACGTGGTTCAAGTGGTTAAAATAcaaatcaatttaataaaaattaatacgTTATTTCTTTCCCGAAGTAAAGCATGGATATCTTTGTAGTATTATATGAAATGGAAACTAACCGGATGATTATGAACACGAACTCAATCACGATCGAGTCATTCCAAAATAaccaatatttaaaaaataaaatacgaatAAGACGCTAAGTTCCAGTGGGCGCATACGCACCAGATCCATACTCTCTCCCTCCCTCCCTCCCCTCGGTTCTTGCGCTGCTACTACCGTACTCTCTTCTCTCGTTCTCATTAATGGCGAAATCATCAACAACAGCACCACAATCAACAACCACAACAATACCAGCAGCGTCGAGGAAATGGGTGAAAGATCTTCCTTCAATAGCAGCTCGAATCTATTTCTTCCTTATCTTTCTCCAGGTTCCTCTTTTCAGGTACTTGTTCATACCACGTCTTCATTTGCTCTTCTTTACTGCTTTTTCTAGAATCTTAGCTTTTGTTTTAGCTCCTGATTGTTCAATTGTTGTTGAATTTACCGCTGACTCCATGTTGAATCCTTGTTTTTCTAATCGATTagtaaatcaaaattatcaaaTTGTAGTATAGTAAAGGGGATCAGTTGATACTGTTACTAGCTGAGCAACTGATCAAAGCCGAATTTATAGATAGTTTATGGCTGGATTCACTTGCAGACCTAGAAACATCTAGAGTCTACTACTTGAATTGAATTCTCAAGTATAGGGAAGTTGAGGAATACCTAAGCCCCTAAATAGATCTAAGTACTGAAACTCTgaaattgaaaatttgaaagtATGGACCTAACTTTGCGTTTTACATCAAATTGATTTTGGTTTTAAAGTGTCTGTCTCTGATTTTAGCAAGGGTCCATTGCTGCTATAGTGGAAAATGGGCAAATTGCAACAACGGTCATTGAAACTTGGGATCTGTTTAGTGaagttcattttttttcaataaaaccATTGAACTTCACTTCTGATTTCAATAAGTCAATCAGAGCCAATTTGTGTATAAAAGTGCACTGGAATGTTGACGGACATAAAAGAACAATTGAGTATATGCCAGCTAAGCACCAAGTCGGATAAAGATgtcatttttagatttttttttttttttttgtggcttAGTGATTTCTTTGAAAGGAAATGAAGTTTAGTGACCTTTGTGAATCAAACTTATTTTACCGAGTGGAAGAAGTAGGTGAAGGGAATATGTAATTTTGAAAGGGTAACGTTAGAGTAATTATTTCTACTTTTACTTGTATAGGGTGCCTTGCAGATCCGGCATGTGTTCAACACCAATTCATGTTACATCTTCCCAACTGATTGCAAGTGAGATCTTTCCTGGTACTGTTGTTAAAGCTCTTCTCTATCCTGGTGCTATTGCAAATGGTGTTGTAAGGAACATGACTATTCCAACATGGGACAATCTGCTATCTATATATAACTTGACCAGTGTGAAAGAAGCTCCTGCTGTAACGGATCTCCAGCGGTTAGAGGTTTTCTTCTATTCAATCTCCCGTGTCTCTTCTTATTTATGTGTTTACTTTTTATATGGTATGTTTACACGAAAAATGTTTTAAAGAGAGTCTTTGACTATTGCAGTTTTCCTTAAAGATGGAACTATGCCattactttctttttgtatAGTAAGCATTTTAAGAGAGGTGACAATTTGTGTTATGTTATCTACATATTATATAcgatatatatgatataaaagcCAAGAAAATGACTATCGTGTCAATCATGTCGTGTATGTTGGGGTGTCTCTGAAAATCATGTTGTCATATCAGAAATTGTCACCTTAAGTATGGTTGTAAAGTTGGGAAAATAAGAATTGACAATTTCTCATAGATCAGCTGATTGCCAAAAAGTTTTTTTTAGTGAAAATAGTCTCAATTGCCTTTTCCGTATGGAATGGTCTGTCTGTAACTAATGTCAAAACCTATAGtttctgtatttttttcttatatatgttACTGGAAATTCTAGTTCATTGGATCCCAGTGTAGTTGATCTAGTAAATTAGCCAGTCTTTAATAGGTTCTTGATGTGCCTGTGAGTGTGAGCTATTTTGCTTTTACATTATGACCCTTTTCATAATTGCATCCATTGTCCTCGAACTATCAGATATGAAACAAAATTGTCATAACACTTTAATCCTTAATGAGAATCCCCTCAGCGTTTGACTTACGTTTCTTTTGTGGTCCTTTTGACTGAATCAGTGAATTCATTTCCCGGAGATACCACATGGGTTTCAAGTCACTAGTCTTTTAACATGAGGATTAGGGACACAAGAAACCCAAGTGACACCTCTGGCAAATGGGTTTGCTAATTTCCagacaacaaaagaaacaaacgTCGAACTACAAGGGGTTTCTCAAGTTATGGAAATTGTGTTCCATTTCTGATAGGAGGACCATGAGTGTGATTAGTCCCCTTTTCCAGCTTCCCCTTTCAATTTCACTGTTTGGCTATTTATCTTGATCTTTCTTCTTCCAGGTTCTAGCAGGAAGTTATTTTTCTGTGGCAGGAGCACTTGTGGGCATTCTAAAACCGGGTAGGATGAGCATGTTTGGCACACTTTTAGTGATTTGGGGCCTTGTTAAGGAAGGGATCCTCGGAAAGCCGGCAAATACAGATCCTTCTAAACCTGTGTTTGTCTACCCTACAATGTTGCTTGCCTTGATCTGTGCATTTTCATCTGTGAAGTATGATATGAAGAAGGCTGCAAGAAGTGCCCCAGCTCGACCCATTGCAAAGCCTCTGCAAAGTTCTTCGAAATCGAAGCTGAAATGAGTTGAACACCCGGAAGTAAAATGATTTTGTTTTACTTTTCCATCATAGTTGATGAGTTGAAACCAGATGTGTTTTTGCAAAAACCGTTTGAGAAAATGGTTTCATTTGTGAATTCTGCGGAGTTTGTTGATTAGACACCGAGGAATGTGTCATAATACACGAAGCTTGTGTTCAATACTTTAAAACGAAAAACTTACCACTGACCTGCTATTTTTTGTCTAAAAGATTTACAAGCTTTGGTAGTTGATGCAAGCTAAATGTGCATTTAGGTTTCGTATTTCCCTTTGAGAGGGAATAAAATAATCGTGAAGGGAAAAGCAGAAAATTGTCCGACCCGTTTTTTATGGGATGATATTGGGATGGAATGTTTGAGAAAGGAGCGGTCTAAAGACGACGATCAATGCAAGAATGAACTAATCCGACATCGGAAATGAAGGAGTGACAGAGCTATATCAATAAGGTTTGTTTCTAATAACGTTTTTTAAAGATGTGAGGTCTAAGGAATGAGACTCGGACCAAAGCGGATAATGTATACATGGTGTTGGAGCATGTTATTACAATTTGTATTAGAGCCGACTATCCACTTATAATTTTTGAGGACGAgtcttggcgcaacggtaaacgttgttgtcgtgtgaccgagaggtcacgggttcaagtcttaggagcggtttcttgtaaaaaaaaaataaagcagTGACCGAATTGTATTAGTAAAGTGTGTTTTAAATACACTGAATCGCATCGAACCCGCAAAATTATAAATTACTGCTCTGTTATCGTAGCATAATGTTAACAACACATGCCTCAACTCAAAGACTTGAATTCTGATATGAATGCAACT comes from Euphorbia lathyris chromosome 8, ddEupLath1.1, whole genome shotgun sequence and encodes:
- the LOC136204189 gene encoding uncharacterized protein, giving the protein MAKSSTTAPQSTTTTIPAASRKWVKDLPSIAARIYFFLIFLQVPLFRVPCRSGMCSTPIHVTSSQLIASEIFPGTVVKALLYPGAIANGVVRNMTIPTWDNLLSIYNLTSVKEAPAVTDLQRLEVLAGSYFSVAGALVGILKPGRMSMFGTLLVIWGLVKEGILGKPANTDPSKPVFVYPTMLLALICAFSSVKYDMKKAARSAPARPIAKPLQSSSKSKLK